A stretch of Saccharothrix texasensis DNA encodes these proteins:
- a CDS encoding DNA/RNA non-specific endonuclease, which translates to MVKKKNGLQASLRRFVRTKGADYLRDPNVSSIGIGYKVADGKPTDRIAIQFTVRQKVAEPEALRALGTAPLPEVIEVDGVPVPTDVLQRDYRVDFHVVGEAVGDVRKTRVDPVAPGVSLGHVRVSAGTFGCVVYDRVDGTPYVLSNWHVLHGPNGALGEDVVQPGVHDDNRTDRNRLGRLVRSHLGAAGDCAVATIEDRRFEAEVLDLGVAVERLGEPELGDKVVKSGRTTGVTHGVVRRVDTLVKIDYGPGVGQRQIGCFEIGPDPARPAADGEISMGGDSGSAWLFKAANGRTGKTMAGLHFAGESGDSPDEHALACLPGSVFEKLGITLTPPRRVEAAALVGFDENFLGTPVGVPELGEAARADAVELDGSVVVDYTHFSLAQSKSRRFAFWVAWNIDGGDLKSINRTGIPFVLDPRLPAEFQVGDELYRGNRLDRGHLARRADLLWGPKAVAQKANVDSFFFTNITPQMDDFNQSMRQGLWGRLEDAVMSDVDVDDLRVSVYGGPVFRPDDRVFRGVALPREYWKVIAFTSAGTLKARAFVLTQNLNQLESLDLDEFRVFQVRLGEVEQRCGFTFPTALTAADTLVVPESLDERAPLEALSDIVW; encoded by the coding sequence ATGGTCAAGAAGAAGAACGGTCTGCAGGCGTCGCTGAGGCGGTTCGTGCGCACCAAGGGCGCCGACTACCTGCGCGACCCGAACGTGTCCTCGATCGGCATCGGCTACAAGGTGGCAGACGGCAAGCCGACGGACCGGATCGCCATCCAGTTCACCGTCCGGCAGAAGGTCGCCGAGCCCGAGGCGTTGCGCGCGCTCGGCACCGCGCCGCTGCCCGAGGTGATCGAGGTCGACGGCGTGCCCGTGCCCACCGACGTGCTGCAACGCGACTACCGGGTCGACTTCCACGTGGTGGGGGAGGCGGTCGGCGACGTGCGCAAGACGCGCGTCGACCCGGTGGCGCCGGGCGTGAGCCTGGGGCACGTCCGCGTCTCCGCGGGCACCTTCGGCTGCGTCGTCTACGACCGGGTCGACGGCACCCCGTACGTGCTGAGCAACTGGCACGTGCTGCACGGCCCGAACGGCGCGCTGGGCGAGGACGTGGTGCAGCCCGGCGTGCACGACGACAACCGCACCGACCGCAACCGGCTGGGCCGGCTCGTCCGGTCGCACCTCGGCGCGGCGGGGGATTGCGCCGTCGCCACCATCGAGGACCGGCGGTTCGAGGCGGAGGTCCTCGACCTCGGCGTGGCCGTGGAGCGGCTCGGCGAGCCGGAGCTGGGCGACAAGGTCGTCAAGAGCGGCCGGACGACCGGCGTGACGCACGGCGTGGTCCGGCGCGTCGACACCCTCGTCAAGATCGACTACGGGCCGGGTGTGGGTCAGCGGCAGATCGGCTGCTTCGAGATCGGGCCCGACCCGGCGCGGCCCGCCGCCGACGGCGAGATCAGCATGGGCGGCGACTCCGGCTCCGCGTGGCTGTTCAAGGCGGCCAACGGCCGGACCGGCAAGACCATGGCGGGCCTGCACTTCGCGGGCGAGTCGGGCGACAGCCCGGACGAGCACGCGCTGGCGTGCCTGCCCGGCTCGGTGTTCGAGAAGCTGGGCATCACGCTCACGCCGCCGCGGCGGGTCGAGGCGGCCGCGCTGGTCGGGTTCGACGAGAACTTCCTCGGCACGCCGGTGGGCGTGCCGGAGCTCGGCGAGGCGGCGCGGGCCGACGCGGTCGAGCTGGACGGGTCGGTGGTGGTCGACTACACGCACTTCTCGTTGGCGCAGAGCAAGTCGCGGCGGTTCGCGTTCTGGGTGGCGTGGAACATCGACGGCGGCGACCTGAAGTCGATCAACCGCACCGGCATCCCGTTCGTGCTCGACCCGCGGCTGCCGGCGGAGTTCCAGGTGGGCGACGAGCTGTACCGGGGCAACCGGCTCGACCGCGGCCACCTGGCCCGGCGCGCCGACCTGCTGTGGGGGCCGAAGGCGGTGGCGCAGAAGGCGAACGTGGACTCGTTCTTCTTCACCAACATCACGCCCCAGATGGACGACTTCAACCAGAGCATGCGGCAGGGGCTGTGGGGCCGGCTCGAGGACGCGGTGATGTCCGACGTGGACGTCGACGACCTCCGCGTGAGCGTCTACGGCGGCCCGGTGTTCCGCCCCGACGACCGCGTGTTCCGGGGCGTGGCGCTGCCGCGCGAGTACTGGAAGGTCATCGCCTTCACCTCGGCGGGCACGCTGAAGGCGCGGGCGTTCGTGCTGACCCAGAACCTGAACCAGCTGGAGTCGCTGGACCTGGACGAGTTCCGGGTGTTCCAGGTGCGGTTGGGCGAGGTCGAACAGCGCTGCGGCTTCACGTTCCCGACGGCGTTGACGGCCGCGGACACCCTCGTCGTGCCGGAGTCCCTGGACGAGCGCGCACCGCTGGAGGCGTTGAGCGACATCGTGTGGTGA
- a CDS encoding S8 family peptidase: MKIRHVTVAGALLAGLVAPTAHAAPAPHAGPAPVLHADRAHAVAGGYIVVLKRHEDLAAARSAAANVTFTYRTALPGFAVRATAAEVDRLAADPRVAYIAQDARVRLDARDPAAPDVTAQDLVVQPDPPSWGLDRIDQRSLPLDHKYFHPNTASTVRAYVFGTGIRYTHQEFAGRAVPGLDTVGGVTPPGNDCNGHGTHMAGTVGGRTTGVAKDVTLVSVRVLNCQGSGTYSQIIAGIDWATQDAAASGRPAVALMTLGGTANQAFNDAITRSINANVHYSVVSGGSNANACAYSPGSTPLATTVGATDANDAKASFSNYGTCIDVWAPGVNITSAWGTSDTAYSTISGSTASAHAAGVAALWRHRFPGDSAVAVAEALRANATPGVVTNPGTGSPNLLLFMGMIPV; this comes from the coding sequence GTGAAGATCAGACACGTCACCGTGGCGGGCGCGCTGTTGGCCGGCCTCGTCGCCCCGACCGCGCACGCCGCCCCCGCACCGCACGCCGGTCCCGCTCCCGTGCTGCACGCCGACCGCGCGCACGCCGTGGCGGGCGGCTACATCGTGGTGCTGAAGCGGCACGAGGACCTGGCCGCCGCCCGGTCCGCGGCGGCCAACGTCACGTTCACCTACCGGACGGCCCTGCCCGGCTTCGCGGTGCGCGCGACCGCCGCGGAGGTCGACCGGCTCGCCGCCGACCCCCGCGTCGCCTACATCGCGCAGGACGCGCGCGTCCGGCTCGACGCCCGCGACCCGGCCGCGCCGGACGTCACCGCGCAGGACCTGGTGGTCCAACCGGACCCGCCGTCCTGGGGCCTGGACCGGATCGACCAGCGCTCCTTGCCGCTGGACCACAAGTACTTCCACCCGAACACCGCGTCGACCGTGCGGGCGTACGTCTTCGGCACCGGCATCCGGTACACGCACCAGGAGTTCGCCGGCCGGGCCGTGCCGGGGCTCGACACGGTCGGCGGCGTCACCCCGCCCGGCAACGACTGCAACGGCCACGGCACGCACATGGCGGGCACGGTCGGCGGCCGGACCACCGGCGTGGCGAAGGACGTGACCCTGGTGTCCGTGCGGGTGTTGAACTGCCAGGGCTCCGGCACGTACTCGCAGATCATCGCGGGCATCGACTGGGCGACGCAGGACGCGGCGGCGAGCGGCCGGCCGGCGGTCGCGCTGATGACGCTCGGCGGCACGGCGAACCAGGCGTTCAACGACGCCATCACCAGGTCGATCAACGCGAACGTGCACTACTCGGTGGTGTCGGGCGGCTCCAACGCCAACGCGTGCGCCTACTCGCCCGGCAGCACGCCGTTGGCCACCACGGTCGGCGCGACGGACGCCAACGACGCGAAGGCGAGCTTCTCCAACTACGGCACGTGCATCGACGTGTGGGCGCCGGGCGTGAACATCACCTCGGCGTGGGGCACCTCGGACACCGCGTACTCGACCATCAGCGGCTCCACGGCGTCCGCGCACGCGGCGGGCGTGGCGGCGCTGTGGCGGCACCGGTTCCCGGGCGACTCGGCGGTGGCCGTGGCCGAGGCGCTGCGGGCCAACGCCACCCCCGGCGTGGTCACCAACCCCGGCACGGGATCGCCGAACCTGCTGCTGTTCATGGGCATGATCCCGGTCTAG
- a CDS encoding AbfB domain-containing protein: MRKLLSGLTGLLVLSTLLVALPATAGAAVWQPKPAPLTTPWTGQVSPTNALPEYPRPQLVRSDWLTLNGVWEFAGAPDLSSPPFGRTLAEAVLVPYPIESALSGITRHEDHMYYRRTFTTPTGWSGRRVKLNFGAVTWETRVWVNGVGVGAHTGGFDAFSFDITSALRAGANEVVVGVRSTVDGNLHPIGKQRRNPGGIFYTAASGIWQTVWLEPVAADHITRLDTTPDVPAGVLDLVVQGTAGQSVRAEALSGGQVVGTAVGAVGSHLRVPVPNARLWSPDDPYLYDLRVTLGGDVVTGYFGMRSLGKAMVGGVMRPLLNGKFVFQLGTLDQGYWPDGIYTAPTDAALRFDLERQKALGFNMVRKHIKVEPARWFYHADRLGLMVWQDMPALDAVDEAPGGHANFESELRRILDQLKGITSIVQWVPFNEGWGEYDAGRIVDLVRSVDNTRLINHNSGSNCCVSDPDPGNGDIIDDHAYQMSAATRPPDATRVAVLGEYGGLGRRVAGHEWQPGAGFAYGDLYPDEASLTGRYVEITKEVGRFVHTRGLSASVYTEPYDVENEVNGFYTYDRQVLKMSEARVREVNRRVLALADGTEVGRGEVISLRVTTPGYTDRHLRHRDGLARTDVIADDLGRLDATFWARPGLADAACLSFESRNFPGRYLRHSASRVRSDAHDGTAGFSSAATFCARAGAGGTVLESRNLPGQFIRHYQEGVYLARPGGTNPWDSATSFAADTTWAAVVPLWRSGADLPLDQARSFRVTTAGFTDRYLRHRDGLARTDVVDAASPALAKGDATFVVRRGLSDPSCYSFESRNVPGQYLRHAAFRVRLGASDGSDLFRRDATFCAQPAAGGVRLASVNELGASVRHYAEEVWVAVNGGAHAYDNPVSYDADVSWAVTAPWAP, encoded by the coding sequence ATGCGCAAGCTGTTGTCCGGCCTGACCGGACTGCTGGTCCTCAGCACCCTCCTCGTCGCCCTGCCCGCCACCGCCGGCGCGGCGGTCTGGCAGCCCAAACCGGCGCCGCTCACCACCCCGTGGACGGGACAGGTGTCGCCCACCAACGCGCTGCCCGAGTACCCGCGCCCGCAGCTGGTCCGGTCCGACTGGCTCACCCTCAACGGCGTGTGGGAGTTCGCCGGCGCGCCCGACCTGTCCTCACCGCCCTTCGGCCGCACCCTCGCCGAGGCCGTCCTGGTGCCCTACCCGATCGAGTCCGCCCTGTCGGGCATCACACGGCACGAGGACCACATGTACTACCGCCGCACCTTCACCACCCCGACCGGGTGGAGCGGCCGCCGGGTGAAGCTGAACTTCGGCGCGGTCACCTGGGAGACCCGCGTCTGGGTCAACGGCGTCGGCGTCGGCGCCCACACCGGCGGGTTCGACGCGTTCTCGTTCGACATCACCTCCGCGCTGCGCGCGGGCGCGAACGAGGTCGTCGTCGGCGTGCGATCCACAGTGGACGGCAACCTCCACCCCATCGGCAAGCAGCGCCGCAACCCCGGCGGCATCTTCTACACCGCGGCGTCCGGCATCTGGCAGACGGTGTGGCTCGAACCGGTCGCGGCCGACCACATCACCCGCCTGGACACCACACCGGACGTGCCGGCGGGCGTGCTCGACCTCGTCGTGCAGGGCACGGCCGGCCAGTCGGTGCGCGCCGAGGCGCTGTCCGGCGGGCAGGTCGTCGGCACGGCCGTCGGCGCGGTCGGCTCCCACCTGCGCGTGCCGGTGCCCAACGCGAGGCTGTGGTCGCCGGACGACCCGTACCTCTACGACCTGCGCGTCACCCTGGGCGGCGACGTCGTCACCGGCTACTTCGGCATGAGGTCGCTGGGCAAGGCGATGGTCGGCGGCGTGATGCGACCGCTGCTCAACGGCAAGTTCGTGTTCCAGCTCGGCACCCTCGACCAGGGCTACTGGCCCGACGGCATCTACACCGCGCCCACCGACGCCGCGCTGCGCTTCGACCTGGAACGGCAGAAGGCGCTCGGCTTCAACATGGTGCGCAAGCACATCAAGGTCGAACCGGCGCGGTGGTTCTACCACGCCGACCGGCTCGGGCTGATGGTGTGGCAGGACATGCCCGCGCTCGACGCGGTCGACGAGGCGCCCGGCGGGCACGCCAACTTCGAGTCCGAGCTGCGGCGCATCCTCGACCAGCTCAAGGGCATCACGTCGATCGTGCAGTGGGTGCCGTTCAACGAGGGGTGGGGCGAGTACGACGCCGGCCGGATCGTCGACCTGGTCCGGTCCGTCGACAACACCCGGCTGATCAACCACAACTCGGGCTCGAACTGCTGCGTCTCCGACCCCGACCCGGGCAACGGCGACATCATCGACGACCACGCCTACCAGATGTCCGCCGCCACCCGGCCACCCGACGCCACCCGGGTCGCGGTGCTGGGCGAGTACGGCGGACTGGGGCGGCGGGTCGCCGGCCACGAGTGGCAACCGGGCGCCGGCTTCGCCTACGGCGACCTGTACCCGGACGAGGCGTCGCTGACCGGGCGGTACGTGGAGATCACCAAGGAAGTCGGCCGGTTCGTGCACACGCGCGGGCTGTCGGCCTCGGTGTACACCGAGCCGTACGACGTGGAGAACGAGGTCAACGGCTTCTACACCTACGACCGCCAGGTGCTGAAGATGTCCGAGGCGCGGGTGCGGGAGGTCAACCGGCGGGTGCTCGCCCTGGCCGACGGCACCGAGGTCGGACGTGGCGAGGTGATCTCCCTGCGGGTGACCACGCCCGGCTACACCGACCGGCACCTGCGGCACCGGGACGGACTGGCGCGCACCGACGTCATCGCCGACGACCTGGGCCGGTTGGACGCCACGTTCTGGGCCCGGCCCGGGTTGGCGGACGCGGCGTGCCTGTCGTTCGAGTCGCGCAACTTCCCCGGGCGGTACCTGCGGCACTCCGCGTCACGGGTGCGGTCGGACGCCCACGACGGGACAGCCGGGTTCTCCTCCGCCGCCACGTTCTGCGCGCGCGCCGGAGCCGGCGGGACCGTCCTGGAGTCGCGCAACCTGCCCGGCCAGTTCATCCGGCACTACCAGGAGGGCGTCTACCTGGCGCGCCCCGGCGGGACGAACCCGTGGGACAGCGCCACGAGCTTCGCGGCGGACACCACCTGGGCGGCGGTCGTGCCGCTCTGGCGCAGCGGCGCGGACCTGCCGCTGGACCAGGCGCGGTCGTTCCGGGTGACCACCGCCGGCTTCACGGACCGCTACCTGCGGCACCGGGACGGCCTGGCGCGCACCGACGTGGTCGACGCCGCCAGTCCGGCGTTGGCGAAGGGCGACGCGACGTTCGTCGTGCGGCGCGGCCTGTCGGACCCGTCGTGCTACTCGTTCGAGTCGAGGAACGTGCCGGGCCAGTACCTGCGGCACGCGGCGTTCCGGGTCCGGTTGGGCGCGTCGGACGGCAGCGACCTGTTCCGGCGGGACGCCACGTTCTGCGCCCAGCCCGCGGCCGGCGGCGTGCGGTTGGCGTCGGTGAACGAGTTGGGCGCGAGCGTTCGGCACTACGCGGAGGAGGTGTGGGTGGCGGTGAACGGCGGCGCCCACGCGTACGACAACCCCGTGTCGTACGACGCGGACGTGAGCTGGGCCGTCACCGCGCCCTGGGCGCCCTAG
- a CDS encoding LacI family DNA-binding transcriptional regulator: MATLKDVAALAGVSVKTVSNVVNGYAFVKPENRRRVEEALAATGYRPNLGARNLRRGRTGFVALVLPELVVPYFAELAGLVLGAAQQHEWNVLIEQTLGTREGERDTLASLGSHMIDGAIVSPESLEARDFGELAPGIPVVMLGEHSVDLPIDHVGIDNVEAARVAVAHLVGLGRTRIAAIGAHPHRGTAAQRLEGYRKAHAEAGLRVRDDLVATALNYHRRDGAEAMARLLAADEPPDAVFCFNDLLAVGAVRAAAERGVRVPDDLAVVGFDNTEEGTYSLPTLTTVAPDKAAIARAAVDLLRRRVDDPGRAPEHVRTPFSLEVRESTGGGA, encoded by the coding sequence TTGGCCACGCTCAAGGACGTCGCGGCGCTGGCCGGCGTGTCGGTGAAGACGGTGTCGAACGTGGTCAACGGCTACGCGTTCGTGAAGCCGGAGAACCGCCGCCGGGTCGAGGAGGCGCTCGCCGCCACCGGCTACCGGCCCAACCTGGGCGCGCGCAACCTGCGCCGCGGCCGGACCGGTTTCGTGGCCCTCGTGCTGCCCGAACTGGTCGTGCCGTACTTCGCGGAGCTGGCCGGGCTGGTGCTCGGCGCGGCGCAGCAGCACGAGTGGAACGTGCTGATCGAGCAGACCCTCGGCACCCGCGAGGGCGAGCGGGACACGCTGGCCTCGCTCGGCTCGCACATGATCGACGGCGCGATCGTCAGCCCGGAGTCGCTGGAGGCGCGCGACTTCGGCGAGCTGGCGCCCGGCATCCCGGTGGTGATGCTCGGCGAGCACTCGGTGGACCTGCCGATCGACCACGTCGGCATCGACAACGTGGAGGCGGCGCGGGTGGCCGTGGCGCACCTGGTCGGCCTCGGCCGGACCCGGATCGCGGCCATCGGCGCGCACCCCCACCGCGGCACGGCGGCGCAACGCCTGGAGGGCTACCGCAAGGCCCACGCCGAGGCCGGTCTGCGCGTGCGCGACGACCTGGTCGCGACCGCGTTGAACTACCACCGCCGCGACGGCGCGGAGGCGATGGCCCGCCTGCTCGCCGCCGACGAGCCGCCGGACGCGGTGTTCTGCTTCAACGACCTGCTGGCCGTGGGGGCGGTGCGGGCCGCGGCCGAGCGGGGTGTGCGGGTGCCCGACGACCTGGCGGTGGTCGGGTTCGACAACACCGAGGAGGGCACGTACAGCCTGCCGACGCTGACCACGGTCGCGCCGGACAAGGCCGCGATCGCCCGAGCCGCGGTCGACCTGCTGCGGCGGCGCGTCGACGACCCGGGACGGGCGCCGGAGCACGTGCGCACGCCGTTCTCGCTCGAGGTCAGGGAGAGCACGGGGGGTGGCGCGTGA
- the galK gene encoding galactokinase → MTRDGVFEAPGRINLIGEHTDYNDGFVLPIALPHVVRVTAARRDDGVLRLSSRQAHGVAEVRVADLVPGAVTGWAAYVAGVVWALREEGHPIGGFGLLVDGRVPLGAGLSSSAALESATALAVTELSGVGLDRRELARIAQRAENEFVGVPCGIMDQSASLLARERHALLLDTRSMETEHIPFDLAPAGLALLVVDTKAPHRLVDGEYAARRRDCHRAAELLGVPALRDLTGAEQDLPDRLARRVRHVVTENERVARVADLLRAGRVREIGPALTESHVSLREDYEVTVPELDVAVEALLAAGAAGARMTGGGFGGCVIALVAEADVEACAAAVRAAFAGRGFGEPECWTAVAAAGARRAGHVPAR, encoded by the coding sequence GTGACGCGGGACGGGGTCTTCGAGGCGCCGGGGCGGATCAACCTGATCGGCGAGCACACCGACTACAACGACGGGTTCGTGCTGCCGATCGCGCTGCCGCACGTCGTGCGGGTCACCGCGGCCCGGCGGGACGACGGGGTGCTGCGGCTGTCCTCGCGCCAGGCGCACGGCGTGGCCGAGGTCCGGGTGGCCGACCTCGTGCCGGGCGCGGTCACCGGGTGGGCGGCCTACGTGGCGGGCGTGGTGTGGGCGTTGCGCGAGGAGGGTCACCCGATCGGCGGGTTCGGGTTGCTCGTGGACGGCCGGGTGCCGTTGGGGGCGGGGTTGTCGTCGTCGGCGGCGTTGGAGAGCGCGACCGCGTTGGCGGTGACCGAGCTGTCGGGCGTCGGGCTGGACCGCCGCGAGCTCGCCCGGATCGCGCAGCGGGCGGAGAACGAGTTCGTCGGCGTGCCGTGCGGGATCATGGACCAGTCGGCGTCGTTGTTGGCGCGGGAGCGGCACGCGTTGCTGCTCGACACGCGCTCGATGGAGACCGAGCACATCCCGTTCGACCTCGCGCCGGCCGGGCTCGCGCTGCTGGTCGTGGACACGAAGGCGCCGCACCGGCTGGTGGACGGGGAGTACGCGGCGCGGCGGCGGGACTGCCACCGCGCGGCGGAGCTGCTGGGCGTGCCCGCGCTGCGGGACCTGACCGGGGCCGAGCAGGACCTGCCGGACCGGCTCGCGCGGCGGGTGCGGCACGTGGTGACGGAGAACGAGCGGGTGGCGCGGGTGGCGGACCTGCTGCGCGCCGGCCGGGTGCGGGAGATCGGGCCGGCGCTGACCGAGTCGCACGTGTCGTTGCGCGAGGACTACGAGGTGACCGTGCCGGAGCTGGACGTCGCGGTGGAGGCGTTGCTGGCGGCGGGCGCGGCGGGCGCCCGGATGACCGGCGGCGGGTTCGGCGGCTGCGTGATCGCGCTGGTGGCGGAGGCGGACGTGGAGGCGTGCGCGGCGGCGGTGCGGGCGGCGTTCGCCGGGCGCGGGTTCGGGGAGCCGGAGTGCTGGACCGCGGTGGCGGCGGCCGGGGCGCGTCGAGCGGGTCACGTCCCGGCGCGGTGA
- a CDS encoding alkaline phosphatase D family protein, which produces MSPLTRRTLIAGGIASAGVTVLAPTAANAVSYPFTLGVASGEPVADGFVIWTRLAPDPLAADGLGGMGSASVAVEWQVAADQRFTQPVRSGTATATQSWAHSVHVEVSGLQPGREYFYRFRAAGHISPVGRGVTAPAVGTSPSLTMLFASCAHYEEGYFTAYRRMAEENPDLILHLGDYIYEGAATTTKVRKFAPGVEIAGLADYRVRHAQYKADVDLQAAHAAAPWLVVWDDHEVENNYAGLVRANTSPAGDFKARRAAAYKAYYEHMPLRAAQAPVAENMQLYRRVRWGSLATFHMLDTRQHRDDQACGDGTKVCPEADDPARTLLGGTQEAWLLDGMRQKLGTWDFLGQQVFFAQKLASADGAKSMDSWDGYSANRGRLQRGWDAAGLRNTVVLTGDVHRSWAADLMNDYAAQDRVVGTELVTTSVTSGGDGNAADNGVSGLNPHVKFYKNLRGYVRTVTTPTRMDVDFRFLDRVTTRDYPVRTLQSYVVQAGNPGLQAP; this is translated from the coding sequence GTGTCCCCACTGACCCGACGAACGCTCATCGCCGGCGGCATCGCGAGCGCCGGCGTGACGGTCCTCGCCCCCACCGCCGCGAACGCCGTCTCCTACCCGTTCACGCTGGGCGTCGCCTCCGGTGAGCCCGTCGCGGACGGCTTCGTGATCTGGACGCGCCTCGCGCCCGACCCGCTCGCCGCCGACGGCCTCGGCGGCATGGGCAGCGCCTCGGTCGCGGTCGAGTGGCAGGTCGCGGCCGACCAGCGGTTCACCCAGCCCGTCCGCAGCGGCACGGCGACCGCGACGCAGTCGTGGGCGCACAGCGTGCACGTCGAGGTGTCCGGCCTGCAGCCCGGCCGCGAGTACTTCTACCGCTTCCGCGCCGCCGGGCACATCTCCCCCGTCGGCCGCGGCGTCACCGCGCCCGCGGTCGGCACCAGCCCGTCGCTGACCATGCTGTTCGCCTCCTGCGCGCACTACGAGGAGGGCTACTTCACCGCGTACCGGCGGATGGCCGAGGAGAACCCGGACCTGATCCTGCACCTGGGCGACTACATCTACGAGGGCGCGGCGACCACCACGAAGGTGCGCAAGTTCGCGCCCGGCGTGGAGATCGCGGGCCTGGCCGACTACCGGGTCCGCCACGCGCAGTACAAGGCGGACGTCGACCTCCAGGCCGCGCACGCCGCCGCGCCGTGGCTGGTCGTGTGGGACGACCACGAAGTCGAGAACAACTACGCGGGACTGGTGCGCGCCAACACGTCGCCCGCCGGTGACTTCAAGGCGCGGCGCGCGGCGGCGTACAAGGCGTACTACGAGCACATGCCGCTGCGCGCGGCGCAGGCGCCGGTCGCGGAGAACATGCAGCTCTACCGGCGGGTCCGCTGGGGCAGCCTGGCCACGTTCCACATGCTCGACACCCGCCAGCACCGCGACGACCAGGCGTGCGGCGACGGCACGAAGGTCTGCCCGGAGGCCGACGACCCGGCACGCACGCTGCTCGGCGGCACGCAGGAGGCGTGGCTGCTCGACGGGATGCGGCAGAAGCTGGGCACCTGGGACTTCCTCGGCCAGCAGGTGTTCTTCGCGCAGAAGCTGGCCTCGGCCGACGGCGCGAAGTCCATGGACTCGTGGGACGGCTACAGCGCCAACCGCGGCCGGTTGCAGCGCGGGTGGGACGCGGCGGGCCTGCGCAACACCGTCGTGCTGACCGGTGACGTGCACCGGTCGTGGGCCGCCGACCTGATGAACGACTACGCCGCGCAGGACCGGGTCGTCGGCACCGAGCTGGTGACCACGTCGGTGACCTCCGGCGGCGACGGCAACGCCGCGGACAACGGCGTGTCCGGCCTCAACCCGCACGTGAAGTTCTACAAGAACCTGCGCGGCTACGTCCGCACCGTCACCACACCGACCCGGATGGACGTCGACTTCCGCTTCCTGGACCGCGTCACCACGCGTGACTACCCGGTCCGGACCTTGCAGAGCTACGTCGTCCAGGCGGGCAACCCCGGATTGCAGGCGCCGTGA
- a CDS encoding epoxide hydrolase family protein: MITPFTLDVPQAELDDLTDRLARTRWPEELPEAGSDYGFPLSEVRALADRWLNGYDWRRHEAELNALPQFTTEVDGQRVHFLHVRSAAEDALPLVLVHGWPGSVWEFSDVIGPLSRDFHLVIPSIPGFGLSGPTTSRGWDIHRVARAFTEVMSRLGYRRYGTQGGDWGSGIARAMAAAAPGNVVAVHVNYLPTPPVEGVELSEEDGRRLDRIKAVMRDRPGYQVLHATRPQTVSYALTDSPVGQLAWIAEKFAEWADPASGIDVDRVLTNVTLYWLTGTAGSSARLARETGIVANDCAAPLGVAVFAHDIVLPVRPLAERAYRVEHWSEFARGGHFAAMEVPELLVGDIRTFFAGRE, from the coding sequence ATGATCACGCCTTTCACCCTCGACGTGCCGCAGGCCGAGCTGGACGACCTGACCGACCGGTTGGCGCGGACCCGGTGGCCCGAGGAGCTGCCGGAGGCCGGGTCCGACTACGGGTTCCCGCTGAGCGAGGTCCGCGCGCTGGCGGACCGCTGGCTGAACGGCTACGACTGGCGGCGGCACGAGGCCGAGCTGAACGCGCTGCCGCAGTTCACCACCGAGGTCGACGGCCAGCGCGTGCACTTCCTGCACGTCCGCTCGGCCGCCGAGGACGCGCTGCCGCTCGTGCTGGTCCACGGCTGGCCGGGCTCGGTCTGGGAGTTCTCGGACGTCATCGGGCCGCTGTCGCGGGACTTCCACCTCGTCATCCCCTCCATCCCCGGCTTCGGGCTGTCCGGGCCCACCACCTCGCGCGGCTGGGACATCCACCGCGTGGCGAGGGCGTTCACCGAGGTGATGAGCAGGCTCGGCTACCGGCGGTACGGCACGCAGGGCGGCGACTGGGGATCCGGGATCGCGCGGGCGATGGCCGCGGCCGCGCCCGGGAACGTGGTGGCGGTGCACGTGAACTACCTGCCCACACCACCCGTCGAAGGCGTCGAGCTGTCCGAGGAGGACGGTCGGCGGCTCGACCGGATCAAGGCCGTGATGCGCGACCGGCCCGGGTACCAGGTGTTGCACGCGACGCGACCGCAGACCGTCTCCTACGCCTTGACGGACTCGCCGGTCGGGCAGCTGGCGTGGATCGCGGAGAAGTTCGCCGAGTGGGCCGACCCGGCCTCGGGGATCGACGTCGACCGGGTGCTGACGAACGTGACGCTGTACTGGCTCACCGGGACCGCGGGCTCGTCGGCCCGGCTGGCCAGGGAGACCGGGATCGTGGCCAACGACTGCGCCGCGCCGTTGGGCGTGGCCGTGTTCGCGCACGACATCGTGCTGCCGGTGCGGCCGTTGGCGGAGCGGGCGTACCGGGTCGAGCACTGGAGCGAGTTCGCGCGGGGCGGGCACTTCGCCGCGATGGAGGTGCCCGAACTGCTGGTCGGGGACATCAGGACGTTCTTCGCCGGCCGCGAGTAA
- a CDS encoding PadR family transcriptional regulator — MTLPAQLVLGVLLEDPAVARYGLEICQVAGLPSGTVHPILARLEQCGWVTSRWEDVDPSEQGRPRRRYYLLDPDSVAHVRSALARARTPVSRLGLLRPHAAGGT; from the coding sequence ATGACGCTTCCCGCGCAGCTCGTGCTGGGCGTCCTGCTGGAGGACCCCGCGGTGGCGCGGTACGGGCTGGAGATCTGCCAGGTCGCCGGGCTGCCGAGCGGCACGGTCCACCCCATCCTGGCCCGCCTGGAGCAGTGCGGGTGGGTCACCAGCCGGTGGGAGGACGTCGACCCGAGCGAGCAGGGCCGGCCCCGGCGCCGGTACTACCTGCTCGACCCGGACAGCGTCGCCCACGTGCGGTCGGCCCTGGCGCGGGCCAGGACCCCGGTCTCCCGGCTGGGCCTGCTGCGACCGCACGCGGCGGGTGGCACGTGA